The Mytilus edulis chromosome 4, xbMytEdul2.2, whole genome shotgun sequence nucleotide sequence aaaatttgatcacaatccaaattcagagctgtatcacgcttgaatgttttgtccatacttgccccaactggtcagggttcgacctctgcggtcgtataaagctgcgccctgcggagcacctggttactttttgatttataatttttagtAAACATGTAAATCATTTTATTGTCTATACAGTAAACTATGTCTAATGATATACTTGTgtcattttaatttattgtatcaTCTATGCATGTCTTGTATCTATCAAACTCATGCCCTTTATCATGATTAAATATAGGTCATATGGTGCAGGAGTAAAAAAAAAACGCGTTactgtttttttaagatttacgaATTTAAATTGTTACAGTTTATAAGATTAATCAAAATTGTCATATGATAAATTCGTACTGGAATGGAAGTCATTTATTTGGCGTTCTTtacttgactttttttttacagtaacgTTTGGTAATTTGCTaaatttaaattgttacttcCCTTTATTTGTCCTTGTTCCCAGTAATAAATATTCCTACACTGCTAACTCAAACCTGTATCATTATATCAGGGTACCAGATCATTATTACAGAGGAAAATGGCAAAAGTTCGGGAAACATCTTCAGTCAAAGAATTTAATGAATTACTCGATAATTCAGACAGGTACACTTATAAACTATGATCTGACACAGTATATTAATGAAACTTAAGAATTACATAATGAAAGAAATATTAAAATGCACTGCTGTTCAatggtagtccaaataattatgacgtctggcaaagctattttaattttttaaatctgcattaaggttcatcataaccttttggctaaaatggccgtatttacaccccaaattttactctgagtacagactaacatatacacctgcaacagttttaagggatggcaggaactagatatataaattttaaatgcattttatgtttcagaaaattataaacttttctaaattttgctatccattttttttcgttcctgcagaaggtgcaaaaattaactaagtagggaaaacgattgagaagctcccctcatataatcaatgttgtgagtagtattgatttaaatggacaatagatggacactagacacctgtaaacaataggtgatttaacaggtttaaactgtgtaactgagtggaccgtatcaaatgaaactctggtgtttgtttattttgctatcttctgcagactggaaaaaaatgaacatcaaaatccaggtaagtttttaattatctgaaacgtagacttcatataaggccacaccaatttgatcccttgttcgacggacccgcccgcacctatttttttcaaaacagaatttttttattttttttatattcccgcttcccgcatccggaattgtaatcatgtccatttcccgcaccgtttttttgtgtaaatattataaaaagatatcaacatttgttaaatcacagtctaacttgtatataacgattttaaacataaaagcaccccaacacactgtgtaaatatctgtgagaatatttgtttcagaatgaaacctggagtgctccgataaaaagttataacagcgggtatttccgtgaggaacaaaaaattggtttctttcccccttacttatattccctatcaaaacatgttcgtggttagaataaagtacaaagaacttctgaaggattttccttcaactgcaattatattgtatgctggcgaaacaaaactatccatagccgctgcatgtttatgcacctgtcctgattgattcaggagcatgttcagcagttatcgtttgttgatgttgttcattggtattttcccgtttggatatataaattagatcgttggttttcctgttcgaattgtgtacgctaataattttggagtcctttaaagcttgctgtttggtctgtatcaaagccctgtgtaaaaggctgcactttgacctgtgtttgttattatcaggttgagaaaaACCCTCCCTagctcagacaaggggtcattcaatctaattaaaaaccgatctctcatcgctcctgtttctgatatgtcgcgtgggagatctaacgaaacccgctttgaggtcacatgtgagtgacctcgtaggtgtgtctttttcgaccaatgaaattgagtcttccacgatcttggaagtttaacgtaaggcaaagggatgtaactcattttatttacgacgaaatcgtcagtcaaaataattcataaacttgtttgattggcttattaataggtcgtcaactcatttgcatatctttataaattcataacttttagttcactcacatgtgacctcaaagccggtttcgttagatctcccacgcgacatatcagaaacaggagcattgagagatcggtttttaattagattgggggtcattttactgatgtagaaaagaaaatagaaataccaaggatttgtatagttcttctatacaaaacctttgaacacttagaattttgtactcaaaaagaggagagttacatcatattttaaataaatttttctaaaagaggggtccacttattttgaataatattaaactgttgaaggaaatgtgttaacatggttaaagtccaggaatattactaaattcttggacatgttttgaccatttaataccagatagatatatagttctatgagaaaatatgagcccttttgtacaaacaaatatattattacttatattgatccctcaaaaaacatgtaaaagggatatttataacattaaggggttgcccccaaactgattatgatttggatggagaattgtctcattgtcagtcacacatacatagaccagatttaattatttcttggtgaacagggaaaaaatacttcagaaatcaaagaaatgtcaaagtacaagtgataaatcaagttttaatattgtcaaaacctattattttatgtttacaaaaaaaaaatataatcgctcgccttcacttttcaagcttcgcctcaaaaatttgcaaattaaatatttttttattaaaattttcaaatcgctcgctcgccccaaattttggagtccaaaaatccgtagaacaagaaattaaattggtgtggcctaacttttatatatctagttcctgccatgccttaaaactttcctggatgtaccagtttgtctgtactcgtAGTAATttttgaggtgtaaacacggccatatttttcaattccgtatgatgaaccttaaatggCGAAAATTGAAACCTATATAAATTCATATGTTCATGTTAAGTGTTTCAGCTGCGCACacctaaataagtattttttgataagtttaatatattatacataaatatattattatgagaaatcatatacatgtacgaCAATCCAAGATGAGGGGTCAGTAGAAGCCTTTGGCTTATGTAACGACCCGAAGATAAATTTAAGGTATGAAGGTATATAATGAATGATTGATACATTGATTATATTGATAGGGAGGTCAGGCTCAGCCAAAATATGAAGTATAGACCCAGCTAACAcataatattttcataatattattgactagttatatatatgtttttcaaaaatatttaccaaaaaatattttaaagacattttttttacatcagaaattatgcattaatgatattttaacaataatatttcgTCCCAATGTTTGATTGCtaatataaacacattttttgtaaatatttttttataatgaataataaatattttttgctgATGTTTTTAAAACGTTAAATAGACAGTTTTATAAATGAGAACAATTGTATGTCGAGGAGATATTTCTTTGCAATATTCAATCAATATCTGATggacatttttatataacattttatatatatattttttagatgtgtaaaagaaatatttataaaacatttttgatataCATCTATGTAAAGCATAGGTTTGATGTATAATAGAATATCTTTTTGATGTAACATCAATATACTTTTCTTGTCCTAATCCAAAATACAAAAATGGTAATATctaatgaatatttcaataacatcataacaatatattttttcgattttatttagaaaatattagTTAAAGACTGTTTCATAATAGTTTTCGGATAATATGTTTAATAGATATTTGTAAGATGTATGCTAGAAATGTTCTCCAAATGTTTGTCAGTGATATTTGAGTGAAGCacatgtttgatatgaaaaaagaaatattttataaacatttttacattgtatttttagtggaagaagacgtcaagtcttctgaagacttaaggggctgaccattggctttgagtctccgtatgccgcattcatttcgtgtattacaatttcaaaacaacttagattcctgacaccgatttttacacatgattgggcatctgaatcatttaatttgtaaattatgattgtaaaacaatcactattgtaaatatgacccttttatttatgtaaattattagatttcatctcatccacatgaacgtaatttgtttacttgtaacaggatgttttaactgtagatatttgtattacgcatgcgtgaatttggtatcggtacaactcgccctgtttacaagttcgcccttgaagttacgaatttgcaatcctgcagacaagaagattttatttttatataaataaaaaggatatataaagtgttatCTTTATTCATTCAATCATTggtttcctttgtcatgtgaattagatgcccttcgtaacatacatgtgaacctcccgtttaggagaaaaaactcccgtgtatgaaatttttcagacgccatatttgatcatttctcaCTACTACATCTACATGGGTAATCCGTAAAGAGTCGGTTGACTCATCACACGAATGTATTAAAATTAAAGTTGTGTCATCCAAAATGTGCTCTTTTAAAATCATATGTACAGGTGCCAGTGCAGATAAAAACATGTGTGTGCTGATTTACGGATATCTGTGTGCTATGAGGTTGGTTTTGAATGCCTCATAGTCATCAATGTCCAATAAGCTAGGCGGTAGTTCATTCCAGTTTGTGATGGTTCTTACGAAGAAGCTATGTTTTCTTTGTTCAGAACTTGATCCTAATCTGACAAATCGTCGTTGATGGAACTGACGTGTCATTCTTGCTGGTGTCATCAAGTATTCTGGAATTGGAATAGCAAATTATTAGCTAatgttatcaaaacgatgtgtattgggaatattgaaatacttttttgttacttccctttgttttatcctgttttcagttattttgcttttaaaaatgtaaatggtaaaaagactataaatgattaatattttaatcaaataatcataaaaggatgttgattaaatgaatttaaatgattttggacaaataaaaaaattaaaatttataaattattttattaatttagacctcctttcaaggattaaattgaagtttatatattaaatttgtttataactgGTTAGAAGTCAACATACAATATGTGCAACTAGGCTAATAGTCTAGCttctgctagcttcatgtataatttttctaccgatttaataaaTAACTAGAAttatgcaaacagacttaaggaaaaggcatgtaagtcatgtaagttcatacaaatatgacactttttctagacaatccagatcttgcaaaatacatcgctaaaaattgtaacctttaattttgttgttgtgcagtaaaaaacccatatgggaactttcaaaagttggcaggtatgtaacaagtcttactatttttatgctccatttatgggcaatatgttttctagtctgtccgtccgtcctgcttctggttataaagtttatggtcgaggtagtttttgatgaagttgaaatccaatcaacttgaaacttagtacacatgtgttcctcttgatatgatcttcttaattactgccaaattaaagattttacctaattttcatagtcaactgaacatagaaaatgattgtacggatgggaaatccatgtacttatgaccttttcttgtttgaagaaaaaaaacaacattttaacgataatggaacaaagcagcctgggtaagtggggctgcttttatggtaattcaagttaccttttattcaccttcttccacttcagagctatcagctctttgattaattgATATTTGTAAGATGTACGACAAATGTTTTTCTTATGTTTGTTAGTGATATTTGTGTGAAGTCCAtgatgtttgatatgaaaaagaaaatattttttataaaaatttttaATCAGATTAACACTGATGATGAATTAATTCGAATGTCTCCTCATTTTTGATAGAAAAGTCTTAACAATTCTAATCTAacttaaatgaaaattcaaatcaagtcaaaagaaaaattatctaGCGAATAACGATTGTGTtctaagagcattgaggacccagtaaaaaatcaaaatgataaagtCATACCAAATAGGACTACGATAATCTGTGCCTAGAACTAAAAAATTCTTTGTATTTTGcctaattcaaagttttttaaacagtgtttataaaaaaatatcattgatatttcatgCTAATAAAGAAATATAAGCCAACATTGTGCCAACAATATGCCAACGTATTAGGTACTTATCTCCCCCCTTTATACCACATACTTGAAAATAATACTATTCCAATGTTCTAACAAAAAATGTGCTCTGCCTTCTCTTTATCTAACATTTTCAAATCTGTGtagtcatttaaatgtatttacctaaatgattgaataattttatgcacaaacaaaaaatatttaaaaccagcccaaaacaacaaatacaatttgaatatactttcatttttttcattttcttgtataTCAACACATCATTGACACGAGTGAATTTTCTTATTCTCCAATTGATAGTTATTAATctactgaatatatatattataatatcaaCCAGTAGAATTTATGAATTGACTTATAATCATTCAATTCAATGCCTcaactttttattaaaatgagaATAAGGTTGACagactgtatttaaaaaaaaacattaggtaGACATCAATGAAACATATCCTAGACATTAGAAGAATATTTTGTCCAGATGTTTGAAAGATGTTtggatattttcaattgaaactgaattatatcaaaattatgttatttcaatataaaatcaagatatttaaaaataatgctcTTTAAACATTCAGAACAAATATTTCCAGAAAATATGCTATTCACATGAGTACAACCAGACATATCacgtcaaaaatatgtttttgaatgatattttggtgatattttgcaatatattttaaaaatatcaataaaatgtttttgtgctacctggggggggggggggggggggggggggggagtaagTGCATAAAATTACATTATTCTGAAAGAGcacaaaaaaagaaattcattGGTGCCAAATTTTGGAAGTCGGTCAAGCAGTTCAAAAGTTATGAACGTTtagattattattatattttgggCTACATGTATTTGTCAGGCCAAATATATCAAACGGGTTAGGAACTGCAAGCAATCTATCTGCATAATTGCAATGAGGCTCTTTTATGCTTTGATTTTTTACCCTTTGGAACATCAATATTAAGGAAACTACAATATCTCAAACTGAAGTTGGGTAAAGTCTGATATTTTTGCCGTTGCAAGAATCATTACATTACGATAATCGCATTGGCAACCTCCCTACTAATGATTTGCTatataaatttcagaaaaaaatcctttTGGGTCACTTGGTCATATTGGTAAATAGACTGAGATTACTCTGACATCCTACAGCTGTTCTGCCAGACAAGCTGTAGAAATTCTCTCCATCAtgttcataatgttactttggacttattttatattttagttttcatgatattttataaatagaCTTTATACTTGATATGAATTCTTTTTAAACTTGTAGCCAGCTGGTTGTTGTTCATTTCTCAGCTGTATGGGCTCCACAGTGTAAACAGATGAACGAGGTTCTAGAGGAACTTTCCAAAGAAACAGAATTTGTCAATGTTGTATTCATGAAGGTACACAACTTTATTTACTTCTAAATAATGTTTTCCACTGCTATCACCATACAAGTATACTATTGCTTCCCTTAACAATGCTTAATTAAGGTTTTAggcattttatcatgtttaatttgaatttattgcctataaattttatcatgtttaatttgaatttattgcctataaattttatcatgtttaatttgaatttattgccatataaactgtATACAGATGGTGTCAATTTTAATTTTGGTGTATTTGAAGTTTATCTCAAACATGTGGAATACCCTATAAGCTATCACTTGGTGTCCATCGTCTGTTGTTTGCCTATTTaactttgacaaaaatcatctcctaCATGTCCTATAAAACTACTGAGCCAAtatgaaccaaacttggccacaattatctttggggtaacATGTTATAAGTGTTATAATATTATAAATTGCTAACATTATCTAGATCCAGATTTTATATCTACATGAACTTAGTCTTCATTTTGTTGAAATTGTTTGATTAGAGTTATTGCTCttgtaacacatttttaaaaccgTTTTTATTGTACAGATAAAGTGAaatgcaaacaaacaaaatataggAATGTTCTGAATggtttaaagtacatttaattaCTTTTGCTTACATAGTTTCTTATTTTCCTGGTTGGTGCCAAGTAAGGTTTTCAGTGGGAGCCATTACATTTGTAGTTTGTTAGTTCCAATATTTACCAAAAGGAATGAGAATAGCTATATATACATATTGaatagattatgtttattatTGCTAGCCTCTACGTCTTTTAATCTCTGGCATGTCTGTTGTCTCATTGTTAATCACATCACATCTTCTTCATTTTTATAggttcaaagattttttttaccaatttagGCCTAAATTCAAACATATTGTATACTGGCAGATTTTCTGATTTAATTGTTGaatatatgtactaaacaattaatgtaaatatGATCAGTCAAACAGCTATGACATTCTTAAAAATTGCAAACATATGCAGAATCTTGACTATTTGACTTTTAGATGCTTggaaatacaaatgtaataatcATATGTACACATGTAGAGTATAACCATTGCCTTCAAATATTTGAGTATATTTTGTAGTCCCTGACAATCGATTATTTTGGGCAATGATTTTGctctatataattatatattaaacaacagctagtatatcatgtatatattaagTGACATGGACTGTACAAATCACAAATTGAACTCATATGCCATGTATGCTGTGAAAGGATAAAACTTTTTGATTATTCTTTTTACTATTAACATAAATCGTACTGATGGTTAAATCATGCTGATTTATGAATTAGTGAAAGGACCACAATTATCAGTAAACAGAACATGTAAGATGTTTGTTTGTGATATCCTACTTTGATTTTATCAGGTTGAAGCAGAGGATATTCCAGAATTGTCAGAGAAATATCAGATAGCAGCAGTGCCAACATTTATTTTCCTTAAGGTAggtttttacatgtatatatagatagatttTATAACTCGTCCCCATTGACAAAAAATGattgagaaaaaatatttatgtactCTAGATTGCTACATTTTCAAACTGGACTAAGCTAGTGCTTGTAGTGTTTGGCTGGAATACAAACAcctaatatttaatattttgaaaatggaTGTTTCACTTTTGTAGTTTAAAAGTACATTGTTACAAGTTCATGATGTTTTGTAAGTCCATTGTAAATtacatctatcatgtctataagcCACCAATTACTCATCTTTTACATGTCTTAAAAAGGATGGATGGATTTTTATACTATGgacaaaatttgtaaataaatgttCACTCTATTTGTTTACAGAAGAAGCAGGTGGTAGACAGGATAGATGGTGCTAATGCTGCAGAACTAACAAAGAAAGTCAAACTATTGTCATCACCAACAGCTGGTGTTATTACACAACAAACAGCGACACCTCCCAAACAGGTAATAGAAGTGCAACTCATTTCACCTTACAGTATATAGCAATAACTAAATGTATATGATACATGTAGGAATTGCAGACAGTTCATTAATCACAAAATActatattatttaaatttgttatatcTGTCAATCAACAATTACTTATACAACGTACAAGAAAcaaaagttttttgtttattcacTTGGCGACTAGCATGCAACAGATAAGGTCAACAGTTGTAATGATTTTGAAAATTAGTAACCATTTCTAAACTTGTAATTTTACCTCTCGAtgtcaatatacatgatatattttatatagaatCCCTGTATTGCTATAAAGTAATTCTGAACTTAAAAGCAAATAGAACTTTAAAAATCCAGATGAACTTTTCATGCTATCTCATCTTAattttttctttgttattattttcttcttttaatttataatcatttttGTGAACATTTGGAATTGCTTTAATTACAAAGTTACCATGATAACAAACAATATTCATCTTGGAATATATTGTtccttttttacaaatttctaaatGATTGTTTCAAACATATAAAAACTTGGTACTGCAGTCAAactgttataaaatatattttaaattcttCATATaactcagataaaaatagttggTAAACAGTatctttacatgtattttatgaatGTGATTATACAATAGTTATCATTCCTAAGTAGGCTTATTTACTATATTTATGAAtttgttaattaattttttttatatatattttaggaTCTTGACACCAGGTTAAAGAATTTGCTGAACTCTGCTCCTGTTCTGTTGTTTATGAAAGGATCGCCTGACGAACCAAAATGTGGTTAGTGACTTCTCAAAAGGAATTCTGGTTCATTCTTACAACTTCACAAAATCTCCCAATTCTGTAAATTTCAGACCTTTTATTGCGAACGTAATGAAACTTTTCAACTGATTCATCTCCTATtggtcaattttttaaaactttggcagttctattgtcccattcaataaatacaatagctTCTGTTCTTTGTGTAGTTTATTAACTGTAAAAGTTGATTTGTTCTTAGAGAAGTCCATCACTCATTGATTCATTTACCTGAGGAAAAAAAATAACTTCTAAAAAGATGAAAATACTATATTGTTACAGGTTTTAGTCGTACTATAACACAGATTTTGAATGACAGAGGTATTAAGTACAGTACGTTTGATATATTACAAGATGAAGAAGTCAGACAAGGTATGTTATTGGTCAATACAAACTTCTAACATTTGTGAATACATGTAACACAGCAGGATAAGTAAGCTATGCTTTAAAAGATGGTTGAAAAATACCAAAATCATAAGCCCAAAACAAATTGACAAAGCCATGGAAAAAACACAAAACTA carries:
- the LOC139521036 gene encoding glutaredoxin-3-like, with translation MAKVRETSSVKEFNELLDNSDSQLVVVHFSAVWAPQCKQMNEVLEELSKETEFVNVVFMKVEAEDIPELSEKYQIAAVPTFIFLKKKQVVDRIDGANAAELTKKVKLLSSPTAGVITQQTATPPKQDLDTRLKNLLNSAPVLLFMKGSPDEPKCGFSRTITQILNDRGIKYSTFDILQDEEVRQGLKKFSNWPTYPQLYANGELLGGLDIVKELVESGELESQLPQQEKLEDRLKKLIKRSNVMLFMKGDPETPRCGFSKQTIGILSEIGVPYDTFDILSDEDVRQGLKKFSNWPTYPQIYVKGELIGGLDIIKELKESGELETTLKGE